A region of Ursus arctos isolate Adak ecotype North America unplaced genomic scaffold, UrsArc2.0 scaffold_31, whole genome shotgun sequence DNA encodes the following proteins:
- the MDC1 gene encoding mediator of DNA damage checkpoint protein 1 isoform X7, which yields MVMEDTQAVNWEVEEEEETETPNESLGCSLEPVGRLHIFSSAHGPEKDFPLYLGKNMVGRMPDCSVTLPFSSISKQHAVIEITAWDKAPVLQDCGSLNGTQVLRPPKVLSPGVSHRLRDQELILFADLPCQYHRLNVPLPFVSRGFLTVEETPRVQGGTQPQRLLLAEDSEEEVDSPSERCVMKEPRTSSLAAVVPESDEEGPSPAPDGPGLPFAFNLDSDTDEEESQHPAAGEASLAARTGSTAETEQPKVLATEIQLEKDQCSVKERNNDTKVEKDARNEVVPLGATLERNQTAGEDSDTDMDESRPAGLHLERAQASGIIDSDTDVEEEGIPATPAVVPIKKRQIFHGVSTESPQAPALVHLQESPTGSDTDVEQSELQLAVPPERNQASVVIDSNTDDEEEVLAALTLARLKESRANTWKRDTDVEEDRAQPVALLEQSQTSAGRDSDTDVEEEGIPMEKRGTVPKCHTDKAHSEKRQSPLRDSELGVDKDKSSLGVHLERSQASATVDINTQVEEKALSGPAVTLVGKHQVPMVWTSQTDAEVEGGQAKLPVMHLEEAHPPPLGDCETDAEEGTSLAASVVADTGKCQLPAKRDAGTEWAAAVLERERALEARAQGESLVSQVEQDLLPVSRENLIDLVVDTGTSGEPIQPQREGAQTPTERERDPHGNKTKDFGDNHGDSEDLDLQATQCFVERENQSPEAVQSMEDEATQAFLVTLPQEPGPSCCSFQAPGALDEPWEVLATQPFCPRESEASEPQPIAAHLDAHGSCPSTPRTTPQAQHPEGPIHEEPLGIQGRGMQTVQKDMGTPREAVEGVAPERGPLNRETKNLPAGEREDMIEEEALTRGIRVLARDNQGQESDQKVKSASIKRNMESLNIEIEIPNEVQEEGIGKQTLAREIFEREAEKLVLERGGEPSGLGIEVPEVKLERGPQRGETGKGSQDQEEQASSLTSEPRAGTGDHQGLASAPGASGSQSGGAPMSPRRQQRGHVTCKMPPADKASVGDQESADACLPPAVPEASTPHQNPLLSQSQKHPVPQSFLSPSLSSLEPIPRTTQHGNQEVPETPLSSEMEPLHPKSKVRLRGSSRKTPSAISSLALEPHSTSPTDQPLSPKLTSRVTRGRTHRSSVKTPDPVVPTAPELQISTSKDQPVTSESTLQVTRSRTHRFSVKTPELVVPMVPEVQPSTSKEQPVTAELISPGRTRKSVKIPEPVVSPATRGKAHGSSVKTPKPVIPTATELQPSTSKDQSVTPEPISRVTWGRTRRSSVKIPEPTVPTVPELQPSTSKDQSITPEPTSQVAWGRTRRSSVKTPEPTVSTAPELQPSTSKDQSVITEPTSGATHSRTHRSSVKTPEPIIPTAPEVQPSIPTDQPVIPKPTSQVRTPRSAKTPDPIVPTALDLQPTTPGGQPVTPKRTSRGRTPRSSSKTPKSVVPTVPELQTSTPTDQPVTPKLTSQATRGRTQRSSIKTPEPVAPTAPEQPSISTDQPVTPEPTSRATRGRTHRSFVKIPQPTEPTAPDLESLTPTDRLVTPKAQGSQGKTLRSSTVSALPVLTNPEFQSPVPTDQPIPPEPIPQATCSRRLRATRKHGSLTAPIVCEPSSALPEPKSRSSRNQRQGAVRAVESLRTIPKPAFSQLPEAPTQATQIQNVEAAGGSELTPEPLPKAAQSRKRPLATVDKPPLQKRLQRGEVTQKTVFLKEEEEDPTERPGKEEDVVVPGPGKRKRDQAKEEPKGIPSHNLRRTKPNQESTAPKVLFTGVVDARGERAVLALGGSLASSVAEASHLVTDRVRRTVKFLCALGRGIPILSLDWLHQSRKAGCFLPPDEYVVTDPEQEENFGFSLRDALSRAQERRLLEGYEIHVTPGVQPPPPQMGEIISCCGGTVLPSMPRSYKPQRVVITCPQDFPRCSIPFRVGLPILSPEFLLTGVLKQEAKPEAFILSTLEMSSS from the exons ATG GTCATGGAGGACACCCAGGCTGTTAACTGGGAGgttgaagaagaggaggagacagagacacCCAATGAATCCTTGGGGTGTAGCTTGGAGCCTGTAGGGCGATTGCATATCTTCAGTAGTGCCCATGGACCAGAAAAAG ATTTCCCCCTATATCTCGGGAAGAATATGGTGGGCCGAATGCCTGATTGCTCTGTGACCCTGCCCTTTTCATCCATCTCCAAACAACATGCAGTGATTGAAATCACAGCTTGGGACAAGGCACCTGTCCTCCAAGATTGTGGCAGCCTCAATGGTACTCAAGTCCTAAGGCCTCCTAAGGTCCTAAGCCCAGGGGTGAGTCATCGGCTAAGGGACCAGGAGTTGATTCTCTTTGCTGACTTGCCCTGCCAGTACCATCGCCTGAATGTCCCTCTGCCCTTTGTTTCCCGGGGCTTTCTAACTGTAGAAGAGACACCCAGGGTACAGGGAGGAACTCAACCACAGAGGCTCCTGTTGGCTGAGGACTCGGAGGAGGAAGTAG ATTCTCCTTCTGAAAGGTGTGTGATGAAAGAACCAAGGACCTCCTCTTTGGCAGCAGTAGTTCCAGAGAG TGATGAAGAGGGGCCTTCTCCTGCCCCAGACGGTCCTGGGCTACCATTTGCCTTCAACCTGGACAGTGACACAGATGAGGAAGAAAGTCAGCATCCAGCAGCAGGAGAGGCCTCCTTGGCTGCCAGAACAGGCTCCACTGCAGAGACAGAACAGCCTAAAGTTCTGGCAACTGAAATCCAGCTTGAAAAGGATCAGTGTTCAGTGAAGGAGAGGAACAATGACACAAAAGTTGAGAAGGATGCAAGGAATGAAGTGGTCCCACTTGGGGCCACTCTGGAGAGAAATCAAACTGCTGGGGAGGACAGTGACACAGATATGGATGAGAGCAGGCCTGCTGGGCTCCATTTGGAAAGGGCCCAGGCTTCTGGCATCATAGACAGTGATACTGATGTGGAAGAAGAAGGGATCCCTGCAACCCCAGCTGTAGTTCCTATAAAGAAGAGGCAAATCTTTCATGGAGTTAGTACAGAGAGTCCTCAGGCACCTGCTTTGGTACATCTACAGGAGAGCCCAACTGGTAGTGATACGGATGTGGAGCAAAGTGAGCTCCAACTGGCAGTCCCTCCAGAGAGAAACCAAGCCTCCGTCGTGATTGACAGCAATACAGATGACGAGGAAGAAGTCTTAGCAGCGCTCACTTTGGCACGTCTGAAAGAGAGCCGAGCCAATACATGGAAGAGAGATACAGATGTGGAAGAGGACAGGGCCCAACCTGTGGCCCTTCTGGAGCAAAGCCAAACCTCTGCTGGGAGAGACAGTGACACAGacgtggaggaggaggggatcCCAATGGAAAAGAGAGGAACTGTTCCCAAGTGTCATACAGATAAGGCACATTCAGAAAAGAGGCAGTCTCCTCTCCGAGACAGTGAACTAGGGGTGGACAAAGATAAGAGCTCACTTGGGGTCCACCTGGAGAGAAGCCAGGCCTCTGCCACAGTGGACATCAACACACAAGTGGAGGAGAAGGCCCTGTCAGGGCCAGCTGTTACACTTGTGGGGAAGCATCAGGTGCCTATGGTATGGACAAGCCAAACAGATGCGGAAGTAGAAGGGGGCCAAGCAAAGCTGCCTGTGATGCATCTAGAGGAAGCCCACCCTCCTCCACTTGGGGACTGTGAGACAGATGCAGAAGAGGGCACATCCTTAGCAGCCTCAGTGGTGGCAGATACAGGAAAGTGCCAGCTTCCGGCAAAAAGGGATGCTGGGACAGAATGGGCTGCAGCTGTTCTTGAGCGGGAGAGAGCTCTTGAGGCAAGGGCCCAGGGTGAGTCCCTTGTGTCACAGGTGGAGCAggatcttctccctgtgtccagGGAGAACCTTATAGATCTGGTGGTGGACACAGGCACTTCAGGGGAACCCATCCagccacagagagagggagcccaGACCcccacagaaagggagagagacccaCATGGGAATAAGACCAAGGACTTTGGGGACAACCATGGTG ATTCTGAAGACCTGGACCTACAGGCTACCCAGTGCtttgtggagagagagaatcagagcCCAGAAG CAGTCCAGAGCATGGAGGATGAAGCCACCCAGGCCTTCCTGGTTACTTTACCCCAAGAGCCTGGCCCTTCCTGTTGCAGTTTCCAGGCCCCAG GTGCCCTGGATGAGCCGTGGGAAGTCTTGGCAACACAGCCATTCTGTCCGAGAGAGTCTGAGGCCTCTGAGCCCCAGCCCATTGCCGCCCACCTTGATGCCCATGGATCTTGCCCCTCTACACCTAGGACAACACCACAAGCCCAACATCCAGAGGGCCCAATTCATGAAGAGCCACTGGGGATTCAAGGCAGAGGGATGCAGACTGTGCAGAAAGACATGGGTACACCAAGAGAAGCAGTAGAGGGGGTGGCCCCTGAGAGAGGACCATTGAACAGGGAAACCAAGAACCtgccagcaggagagagagaagatatgATAGAAGAAGAAGCTTTAACCAGAGGGATACGGGTGTTAGCTAGAGATAATCAGGGACAAGAGTCTGACCAAAAGGTGAAAAGTGCAAGTATTAAAAGGAATATGGAGAGTTTAAACATAGAAATTGAGATACCCAACGAAGTACAAGAGGAAGGGATAGGAAAGCAGACTCTTGCAAgagaaatatttgagagagaagcagagaaactaGTACTAGAGAGAGGGGGTGAGCCAAGCGGATTAGGCATCGAGGTACCAGAAGTAAAGCTGGAGAGAGGCCCACAGAGAGGGGAAACAGGGAAGGGAAGCCAGGACCAGGAAGAGCAGGCTTCCAGTTTAACATCGGAGCCTAGAGCAGGGACAGGGGACCATCAGGGACTTGCTTCAGCCCCAGGAGCTTCTGGGAGCCAGTCAGGTGGAGCCCCAATGAGCCCCAGGAGGCAACAGAGAG GCCACGTGACTTGCAAGATGCCACCTGCTGACAAGGCCTCTGTG GGTGATCAGGAATCCGCAGATGCTTGTCTGCCTCCTGCAGTGCCTGAAGCCTCAACCCCACACCAGAACCCCCTTCTCTCTCAGAGTCAAAAACATCCTGTGCCCcagtccttcctttctccttctctatctTCTTTAGAGCCCATTCCCAGGACCACACAACATGGGAATCAGGAAGTTCCAGAGACTCCCTTGTCATCAGAGATGGAGCCTCTCCACCCAAAATCCAAAGTCAGGCTCCGAGGGTCTTCCAGGAAGACACCCTCCGCAATTTCTTCTTTAGCCCTTGAACCTCATTCTACCAGCCCCACAGACCAGCCCCTCAGTCCCAAGCTCACATCTCGGGTCACTCGGGGCAGGACACATAGGTCCTCTGTCAAGACCCCTGATCCAGTTGTCCCCACAGCCCCTGAGCTCCAGATTTCCACCTCCAAAGACCAGCCTGTCACCTCTGAGTCCACATTGCAGGTCACTCGGAGTAGGACACATAGGTTCTCTGTCAAGACCCCTGAACTGGTTGTTCCTATGGTCCCTGAAGTCCAGCCTTCCACCTCCAAAGAGCAGCCTGTCACTGCTGAGCTCATATCTCCGGGCAGGACCCGTAAATCTGTCAAGATCCCTGAACCAGTTGTCTCCCCAGCCACTCGGGGCAAGGCACATGGGTCCTCTGTCAAGACTCCCAAACCAGTTATCCCTACAGCCACTGAGCTCCAGCCTTCTACTTCCAAAGACCAGTCTGTCACCCCTGAGCCCATATCTCGGGTCACTTGGGGCAGGACTCGTAGGTCCTCTGTCAAGATTCCTGAACCAACTGTCCCCACAGTCCCTGAACTCCAGCCTTCCACCTCCAAGGACCAGTCTATCACCCCTGAGCCCACATCTCAGGTCGCTTGGGGCAGGACACGTAGGTCCTCTGTCAAGACTCCTGAACCAACTGTCTCCACAGCCCCTGAACTCCAGCCTTCCACCTCCAAAGACCAGTCTGTCATCACTGAACCCACATCTGGGGCCACTCACAGCAGGACACATAGGTCTTCTGTCAAGACTCCTGAGCCAATTATCCCAACAGCTCCTGAAGTCCAGCCTTCTATCCCCACAGACCAGCCTGTCATCCCCAAACCCACATCTCAGGTCAGGACACCCAGGTCTGCTAAGACCCCTGATCCAATTGTCCCCACAGCCCTTGACCTCCAGCCTACCACCCCCGGAGGCCAGCCTGTCACCCCCAAACGTACATCTCGGGGCAGGACACCTAGGTCTTCTAGCAAGACCCCCAAATCAGTTGTCCCCACGGTCCCTGAGCTCCAGACTTCCACCCCCACAGACCAGCCTGTCACCCCCAAACTCACATCTCAGGCAACTCGGGGCAGGACACAAAGGTCCTCTATCAAGACCCCTGAGCCAGTTGCCCCCACAGCGCCTGAACAGCCTTCCATCTCCACAGATCAGCCTGTCACTCCTGAGCCCACATCTCGGGCCACTCGGGGCAGGACACATAGGTCCTTTGTCAAGATCCCCCAGCCAACTGAACCCACAGCCCCTGACCTTGAATCTCTCACCCCCACAGATCGGCTGGTCACCCCCAAGGCTCAGGGTAGTCAGGGTAAGACACTAAGGTCTTCTACAGTAAGTGCTCTGCCAGTTCTTACCAACCCTGAATTCCAGTCTCCTGTTCCCACAGACCAGCCTATTCCCCCTGAGCCCATCCCTCAAGCCACTTGCAGCAGGAGGCTGAGGGCCACTAGGAAGCATGGATCCCTCACAGCTCCCATTGTCTGTGAGCCCTCCTCTGCACTCCCTGAACCTAAATCTCGGTCCTCAAGGAACCAAAGACAAGGAGCAGTGAGAGCAGTTGAGTCCCTCAGGACCATTCCCAAGCCTGCCTTTTCCCAGCTTCCTGAGGCCCCCACTCAGGCTACCCAGATCCAAAATGTAGAGGCAGCAGGCGGATCTGAGCTCACCCCAGAGCCCCTGCCTAAGGCCGCTCAGAGTCGCAAGAGGCCTTTGGCTACTGTGGATAAACCCCCACTTCAAAAACGGCTCCAAAGAGGAGAAGTCACCCAGAAGACAGTGTTCctcaaagaagaggaagaagatccaacggagaggccagggaaggaggag GATGTAGTGGTTCCAGGACcaggcaagagaaagagagaccaagcAAAGGAGGAGCCCAAGGGAATCCCAAGCCATAACCTTCGACGGACCAAACCTAACCAAGAGTCCACGGCCCCCAAA GTACTCTTCACAGGAGTGGTGGATGCCCGTGGAGAGCGGGCAGTGCTGGCCCTGGGGGGAAGTCTGGCTAGCTCCGTGGCAGAGGCTTCCCACCTGGTAACTGATCGAGTCCGACGCACGGTCAAGTTCCTCTGTGCCCTGGGGCGGGGGATCCCCATCCTCTCCTTGGACTGGCTGCACCAG TCCCGCAAGGCTGGTTGCTTCTTGCCCCCGGATGAATATGTGGTGACTGATCCTGAGCAGGAGGAGAACTTTGGCTTCAGCCTTCGAGATGCCCTGAGCCGGGCTCAGGAGCgaaggttgctggag GGCTATGAAATCCACGTGACCCCAGGAGTCCAGCCACCACCACCTCAGATGGGAGAGATCATCAGCTGCTGTGGAGGCACCGTACTACCCAGCATGCCCCGGTCCTATAAG cctcaAAGAGTTGTGATTACATGCCCCCAGGACTTCCCTCGATGCTCTATTCCATTTCGGGTTGGGCTGCCCATCCTCTCACCTGAGTTCCTGCTGACAGGAGTGCTGAAGCAGGAAGCCAAGCCAGAGGCCTTCATCCTGTCCACTTTGGAAATGTCATCCTCCTGA